In Salvia hispanica cultivar TCC Black 2014 unplaced genomic scaffold, UniMelb_Shisp_WGS_1.0 HiC_scaffold_43, whole genome shotgun sequence, the following proteins share a genomic window:
- the LOC125199237 gene encoding uncharacterized protein LOC125199237, whose protein sequence is MLLVKMLVSSLLMQMMILYTTRFWFHREGNKILVSFVGNDASVEPSNANDEPSNANDEPSNSGFHRDGSKISVLQWGNFGEMMNLFAVPNQQNPFLWGMGVVHSQRHEMNMAELSKEEGLFLEKKGLKGVFSRMRRGTRVYMMRLNR, encoded by the coding sequence ATGTTGTTGGTAAAGATGCTAGTGTCGAGCCTTCTAATGCAAATGATGATTCTTTATACAACAAGGTTCTGGTTTCATCGAGAGGGCAACAAGATTCTGGTGAGCTTTGTTGGAAATGATGCTAGTGTTGAGCCTTCTAATGCAAATGATGAACCTTCTAATGCAAATGATGAACCTTCTAATTCTGGGTTTCATCGAGATGGTAGCAAGATTTCCGTGCTTCAGTGGGGCAATTTCGGTGAAATGATGAACCTGTTTGCTGTTCCTAATCAGCAGAATCCGTTCTTGTGGGGCATGGGTGTGGTTCACTCGCAGAGACATGAAATGAACATGGCCGAGTTGTCCAAAGAGGAAGGTCTCTTTCTGGAGAAAAAGGGGCTAAAGGGAGTCTTTTCAAGAATGAGAAGAGGAACGAGAGTTTACATGATGAGGCTAAACAGGTAG